DNA from Petroclostridium xylanilyticum:
ATCCCTCATCCCACCTTTTAACCTCCGTTCCATCAACGACGAGATACTTTATAATATTGTCTCTTTCAAAGCTCTGGATAATAAAATCCTGTACCGCCTGAACAGTTGTATATCCCCATTGAATAAACACAAGGCAACCATGAGTCATGGCTACCGTCGTGCCCGTTTCGTTATCTCCACTCCTGCTGGAAGTGGCCGGTGGCACATCGGTAGCCGTCAACCCCGGGTCATAGGGCACTACGGTCCATGTAACCTGAGGGTCTCCCCCCGCCGCATCCTTGCCTCCATCGTTATTCCAGAAGGTAGTCAGGTAAACCTCCCCATATTGGGTTGTAACCCTACCATACTGAGAGGAACTATCACTCCCATAATTTCCGCTTAATTTGAACTTGAAGGGCTTATCTTCTCCGGTGATTTGCAAAACTTGCATAGCAAAGATACCGGGAACCACCCAGCCCTGCTTTAACTCCCAGGTTTCTCCGTCATGCTGAAACTCCTCCGTATATATCGTCCCATCTGGTCCATTGCGCTGTGTAAATGGCAGGTTCGTTACGACTGTGACTTCTGCATTTGTTATTTGAAAATATCCCCAGCTGTCAAAGGCATCGTTTCCACCATCGGAGAAATAGGCCGGAGTTCCTTGCATATCCTTATTGACTGTGTAATTGTTCTGAAAGGAAGGAAAGGTCTCTTTTAATATATATCCACTCACAACCTGACCACCACGCTTTCAATAACTGGGAAATCATTGGTATCTGCCATGATCGCAGTGTACAGTTTCCCACCCTCAAGGTCCTGTTGGTTCATTTCGGTCACCTTCTCATTGACAGGCTTCATCATCCCATCAAATATAGTGGTTACACTATCCTGCTCAAACAGCACTGCTTCTTCCGGTGTAAAATTGCACTGTACCGCTACCTGTGTAAGAGAAATATTGCAAACAGGGGTTATATCCCCGGCAGGCGGTTCTGTGCTTTCAACAGTTTCTACAACCTGAGAGCCAACATCCTCTGTTATAGTAACCAAATCAATAGTCAACACCCTGCCGCTGCCTACATCAAAGTAGGATAAGGGCTCAACCACATTGGCCTCTGGCGGGGCTGTTCCTATGCCTGCCATACCAACAGCTCGGATATACCCTTCATGGCCGCCCTCACCTACGCTTAATGTCCCGCTGCTAACACTGGCCAAAAGCTTTACCGAATGTCCTCCGGCCTTGACTGAGGCAATAATGGTAGACACCGAAAAGGTGTTGTAGCCCACTGCAAGGGTGTGTTTATAGGTTCTAAGTACGTTTCCGTTGTATTGAAGGTCTACTGTTAATTGCGAGGCCACATTGGCTGTCCCGGTTATGGTAAAAGCCAGATAAAGGTGGGTCATTTCTGAAACACTGGGGGATAAGTTTAAAGTAACCTGGGGTGTCGAGGTTATTGTCAAGGCTGAACTGCTGTAAACAAGGGCTCCTTCATTTCCTGAAGAACTTCTCTTGGCTGTTTTCACTTCCTTGATAATATTGTGAAAATAATCCACCCAGTTTTCCTTGCGCTTACTCGATTTTTCAAAATTCTTCTTAACGGAGTCTATACTAAACTTGAAAGTCCCATTCCCCATGTCGGTAATGTCCAACTGTTCAATAAGATAACTACCTGAAGCCCCGAAGGACGGAAGATCCACATGTAACCGCTGCCCCCCATCAAAGCCCCAGGTGAAGGTGGAAAAGGAGAGGGTAGCAGGGATATGCTGTCCATAGCGGCTTAGAAGTTCGTCGGCAAGGGCTAGTGCATCAGCATTGCTTTGGACAGTAGTGTTCTCCATTACCTCGCCGTATACACCAGTACCGCCTTCCACTGTCGCCCTTGCCTGAATTTCATTCTTGTTCTCAACAACCACCACCATGTCGCCGCTTTTAACAAACTGTTTGTTGCGGTAGCCTTCAAGGGTGTCGGTAACTTCCACCTCTCCAAAATCAGTGAATGCCCCGCCTTCTATCAAAGAATATGGAGCCTCGATTACCTCCTCCTCACGGAGAAAGTGAAGGGCCTTATGGTCGTCTATATACCATTTAAAGCCGCAGGCTTCTGCAAGATCGTCTAAGATATCCCGGATGGGTTTACAATTGGCATCGTAGTTATACAGGGTGATGCCATCTTCGATAACCCCCTCGGTAATCCCTTCCTCTGAAAGCACATTTTCTATCATGTAGCGTACAGCCTGCCCTGCAGAAATGTTATCAGGATTATATTGGATGGTCCGGCGTCTAGGGATATGGTTATAGCCCTGGCAGGAAACCTTAATACTCGAGTATATGACTCCCCGGCTGTTTAACCGCTTAAGCCGTCTCTCCTTGATAACCCCGCCAAAGCAAAGTCTATTATCCAGGGTTACAATTACTTCTGCGCCAATAGGCGGGCTGTATGTTGCATATGGTGTTATCAGAGAAAAGCTGCATTCGTTCCGCCCTTCCGCACACCTTTTGATGTGAAGGGTCTTTGATTTTAAAATAGCCGTTTTATCCTCTCCGGCAATGGTCAAAATCAAGGACATTATACATACACCCCCAAAAGGTTTAGTTTCCTTACCAATTGGGAAGCAATTCTCTCAATATCCACTTCATCCCGGATGTAATTACCGGTAATAGTGATATTGATAGGCCCACTCGCTCCACCACCACTATTTACTGCGGGCGAAAGTGCCGGAGCTTCATAAACAGGGCTAAAGGCAGCACCAAGAACAGAATCCAGCTTGGGTAGTTTCGACTTAAGACTACTTAACATCATCTCAATGAGGTTTGGCATCCACCTGTCTGCCTCAGCTCCGGGCCCTTCTTCTGTAGGGGAATGAAAGCCCAGGTAAGATGAGATCTTGGAGGCCACGCTTTTGGCTGCTTCACCGGCTTTACTGATCATGGATTTGATCCCGTTTATCAGGTTACCTACAAGATTTGCACCCCAGTTGAAGGCTTCTCTGACCACATTCATCACACTGTTTCGAATGTTGTTCATTATGACCGCCACGCTATTTCCGATATTTGTCCCCACACTGGTGATGGTGTAAAGCAGGTTATTCCAGACGGACGTAACATTCCTCCATACCGTATTAAAGGCACTGGTAATGGTGTTCATGACCGAATTCATGATGTTTGCGATGGCATTCCATAGGTCAGTTACAGCATTCCTGAAACCTTCGTTAGTTTTCCAGAGGTAAATGACACTAGCAACTAAGGCAGCAATTACTGCAATGATTATCCCTATAGGATTAGTTAAGAAGGTAAAAGCTCCCGATAATGCTTTTAGTCCACTAACTATGGCACTGATGCCGCCGGTAAGCTTGGCAAAGGCGCCAACCAGGGCACTAATGCCGCTGGCTACACCGCCGATAATGAGAAATACCGGGCCAATAGCCGCAGCTAAAGCGGCTATGGTTACAATAGTCTTCTTCACTCCATCGTCCAGGCTTGAAAACCATTCTACAGCAGGTTGGATATACTTTGTGACAAAATCCCTAAGTATGGGGATGAGGATATTGCCGAATTGGATAGCGACCTCCTCTAAAGCCGACTTCAATAGCTTCATGCTGCCCTGAAAGGTATCAAGCTGCTTTTTGGCCATGGTAGCAGCGGCATTTGTCCCAGTGAGCTTGCTTTCCATGTCAAGGAGAGCGTTACTCCCCTGGGATATTAAAGCCATCATACCTGGGCCAGCTTCCTGACCGAAGATGCTGATGGCTTGAGCAGTGGTGATAGAGTGATCGCCCAGCACCTTAACAATGTCTGCAATAGACCTTGTCGCCGGATTTACTTGCTCATAGGTAAGGCCCATCTCTTTAAGGGTGTCGGTTATCTCTTTTGTGGGCTTCATAAGCCTTGACAAAGCGCCTCGCAGGATAGTACCTGCCTGTTCTCCCTGAAAGCCCGCGTTATATAAAAGCCCCAGGGCTGCTGTGGTTTGTTCAATAGAATAGCCCAGGCTGTTGGCTACCGGGCCCACATAACGCATGGAATAGCTCAGTTTGTCCAAGGTCGCCTGGGAATTGCCAATGGCCGCCGCAAATACGTTTGTCACCCTACTTGCGTCCTGCGCGCCAAGCCCGAACTGGTTTAGGGTAGCGATAACCGTATCGGTGCTGAAGGCAAGGTCACTCTGGGTCGCAGCGGCAAGGTCAAGGATTGGTTTTATGGACTGGGCCATCTGTTCGGCCTTATACCCGGCAGAGGCCATGTAGTACATGGCATCGGCAGCTTCACTGGCAGAAAACACCGTAGATTTGCCCATTTCCCGGGCGACTTCCTTCATTCTTTCGAATTCCTCTGCCGTCGCACCGGAAACGCTAGCTGCATTGGCCATGGATTGTTCAAAGTCGGCTGCTGTTTTTAGGGCAACCGCCCCTGCCCCTACAAGCGGAACTGTGACACCGGCAGTCAAGGTCTTACCAATATTGGTAAATTCCCTGGACACCTTTTGAAGCTGTCCCTGGGCATCCTGAAGGCCCTTTTGCAGAGCTGAAATATCTGCTGCGATCTTAACTACAATATTCCGGATAACCGCCAAGCTTAAGCCACCTCCTTCCCCAAAAGCACATAAAAAAAGCCTCGGTTACCTATCCCAAGGCCCTTTGAGTCCTTTCCTTTTAGCTGTCTGTATGAGTTCATCCATATCCGTTTCACGTTTTTTTATCTGTTTTGCCCTTGTTTTTAATATAACTTCAAGCTTTGGCAGCTTCTTCTGCCGGGCAAAGGCCTCCACATGCCAGGAAATATACAGCATATCCTGCACCTGCTGCTGTCGTTTCCTTAAATATCCTTCTGTCATTAACATGATTTCGTGGGGCGTAAGCTCCCAGACTTCCTTTGGCTTTAAACCTAAAAGGCCGGTTGCGGTAACAAGAAGTTCCTCATAGTCTACTCCCTGTTTACCGCCTCCGGCCCTGATCCCTTTCCCTTGCCAAAGGCTGCTGTCATCGCCTCGCCCAGTTTCTTCGCCACATTTTCCATATCCCCATGCTCATCGATGAGCTCCCCTACCTTTTCCGGGGTAAGTTCCTTATCCTCATGCACCAGCCCTGCGTAGATGATAGCGCGTAAATCCTTTATGCTTACCGCATTGAGGTCAAGCTTGCTGATAGGCTTGCCAGTCAATTCCTCAATGGTAACAAGAGCGTTCATTCCGTAGCGCAGCCTTCTTGGCCTGTCCAGTTCAAGAATTATATATGGTTTGCTCATTGCTTATCCCTCCCTGTAATACAGCGGGCCTGTGCCCTGAATTTCAATAGATTCATTGATTACTTCCTCTACTGCTGTTTCAATGCCGTCAGAAGATATGATGCCATACCCCTCATACCTTCGCTGTGAAGTGCTCGAATCAACATACAAAGCGACAATAATCTCCTGCCCGAGTCTTGAGAAAAATTCCGCATCTCCCCAGTATTTTTCCGCGCTGGCTGAAAAACCCTTAATAGTCGGTAAATTTTCCTTCCAGCCACCACTCTGAAAGGTAGTCACATCGGATGTGTCCATTTCCAGGTCAGCTGACCAGTTGAAAAAGCCTCCATGCTGCCCGACAAGAAGGCTCATGCCGCTGACGGTCACCACATCCTCCTGGCTGCGGGGTGTCTGAAACACTACAACACCGCCACAGTATTCAACGGAAAAGCCTTGTGTTATTGGACTGCCGTTGACTTTTACGAGCACCTCTGAATTTTTAGCCCAGTATCTCAGTATTTCATTAGCAATGGTGTAGCTTGTATAACTCTCATTTGCAACAGTAGGTTCATCCTCAAAAGAAATGGGAGCATCTTCTGTTTGAATAAAGACCGCTCCCACGCTACCTGAAAGTGCCATCATTTATCACCGCCTTAAGTATATGCCAGTACACCGGTACCTTGGAATTCAAAGGATACATTCACGGTATCATCCACCGGATCTTCAATCCCCAATGAGGAAATATATGCATCACCTGAATAGTAGTGCGTGGCATCTACATAAAGTTTGAGACTTACTAGACTACCACTTAAATACGCATCTTGGATTGCCTTCTGACCCATCGTGTCTACTGCAATGTTCCAGCTTCCCTCTGCGCTGGCCGACCATTCCTTAAGACCTGAAATAAAGGTCTTCCACTCATCACCAAGAGCAGTGGTATCAATGGTATCCAAGCCAAGATCTAAAGACCAGTTCTTTATCTCTGTCACTGTATTTGTCCCTATAACCAACTTCCCGCTCTTTCCTGATATGGCCATTGTCTTTTCTCTCCTTTCTTAAAACCTAATCTCCTCAATTTTGAGAAGATTAAATCGGCTCAATATATTGGAATTCGAAGTCAAAATGCGCGTAATATATTTTTGTATCTGGGTCAAAGCCTTCCATCTCGCCTTGGAGAAGTATCGCGTTAACCTCTACACCTCCGTTACCACCCATAAGCCCAGAAAAATTTTGCAAGGCAAACCGTACCTGCTCACTCACAGCCTTTAACTGGGCGTAATTTTGCGCCCAGCAGGAAATCTGAAACACAGGCGTGGTAAAGCCGGTATCTCTCTGCAGGCAGTGCTGCCGGCTGCCTGATACTTTCTGGTAAGTGATTGCTGGAAGTTTGCAATTCTGGGGCATAACAAGGGGATATATCCTATCCTCGACAAGGCTTTTAAGATCAGGATAATTTTTTAGATGCACATACAAACCTTCCTCAAGCTTCATTTACCGAATCCTCCCTAATGCCCTGGATACTTCCTTTGTCACCGCTTCAGAAATCCTCTCTTTGTTCTCATCTACAGCAGGGCGCATAAAGGGGCGTGCAGGCATCCGCTTTGTTCCAAGTTCCACGAAGGTTCCATAATACTCCTTTTTCCCTGGCTGTATTTTTACATCCGCTTTTATTTCAGTCTTTTTCCCGTTTTGTAAGTGCAGGCTCTCTTTAAGGCGGCCTGTCCTAACCGGGCACCGCCTTTTCGTTTCAAGAAGGGCTAACCTTCCGCCTGCATCCGCCGCCTGCTCTAGAACTTCCTCCGCAGCCTTGCCCATGTCCTTTAACATCTGTATAACCTCCTCGGCACCTTCAACACTGGCGGATATTTTCTTTGCCTTTGCCGAATAGGCCCTCGCCATCACACCACCTCC
Protein-coding regions in this window:
- a CDS encoding phage tail tape measure protein, with the translated sequence MANAASVSGATAEEFERMKEVAREMGKSTVFSASEAADAMYYMASAGYKAEQMAQSIKPILDLAAATQSDLAFSTDTVIATLNQFGLGAQDASRVTNVFAAAIGNSQATLDKLSYSMRYVGPVANSLGYSIEQTTAALGLLYNAGFQGEQAGTILRGALSRLMKPTKEITDTLKEMGLTYEQVNPATRSIADIVKVLGDHSITTAQAISIFGQEAGPGMMALISQGSNALLDMESKLTGTNAAATMAKKQLDTFQGSMKLLKSALEEVAIQFGNILIPILRDFVTKYIQPAVEWFSSLDDGVKKTIVTIAALAAAIGPVFLIIGGVASGISALVGAFAKLTGGISAIVSGLKALSGAFTFLTNPIGIIIAVIAALVASVIYLWKTNEGFRNAVTDLWNAIANIMNSVMNTITSAFNTVWRNVTSVWNNLLYTITSVGTNIGNSVAVIMNNIRNSVMNVVREAFNWGANLVGNLINGIKSMISKAGEAAKSVASKISSYLGFHSPTEEGPGAEADRWMPNLIEMMLSSLKSKLPKLDSVLGAAFSPVYEAPALSPAVNSGGGASGPINITITGNYIRDEVDIERIASQLVRKLNLLGVYV
- a CDS encoding phage tail assembly chaperone; the protein is MRAGGGKQGVDYEELLVTATGLLGLKPKEVWELTPHEIMLMTEGYLRKRQQQVQDMLYISWHVEAFARQKKLPKLEVILKTRAKQIKKRETDMDELIQTAKRKGLKGPWDR
- a CDS encoding phage tail tube protein — its product is MAISGKSGKLVIGTNTVTEIKNWSLDLGLDTIDTTALGDEWKTFISGLKEWSASAEGSWNIAVDTMGQKAIQDAYLSGSLVSLKLYVDATHYYSGDAYISSLGIEDPVDDTVNVSFEFQGTGVLAYT
- the gp17 gene encoding tail completion protein gp17, with translation MKLEEGLYVHLKNYPDLKSLVEDRIYPLVMPQNCKLPAITYQKVSGSRQHCLQRDTGFTTPVFQISCWAQNYAQLKAVSEQVRFALQNFSGLMGGNGGVEVNAILLQGEMEGFDPDTKIYYAHFDFEFQYIEPI
- a CDS encoding HK97-gp10 family putative phage morphogenesis protein; the encoded protein is MARAYSAKAKKISASVEGAEEVIQMLKDMGKAAEEVLEQAADAGGRLALLETKRRCPVRTGRLKESLHLQNGKKTEIKADVKIQPGKKEYYGTFVELGTKRMPARPFMRPAVDENKERISEAVTKEVSRALGRIR